The genomic segment AGTAAGCGCACAGTtctaacaaaattaaaatttatatatggACAAATAGTCCTTTTTTGTCCAAAGGTTATCCTAGATATATGCTATACACAGATATgttaacaaaaaaacaaaaaaactcaTACCTCTCTCTTGAAAATCTTTATCTGTTTTAACAAAGCCTGCAACCAGAGCCCTTGGCAGTGCAGCAACCCATTCATCTCTATTAAGATCAGTAGGAATAGCATTTAGGACATTATTGAGGAGATTCTCCTTAGTGTAAATAGCAGCAGCAGACCCATTGTGTCCATCAAAGAGctgcaataaaataaaaagggtttAGCAAGACAAACCtatcaaagaaagaaacaataaagaaCATCAAGGATGCACCCCttcaaaaaattatctttcCAAAGATTTCCAAAAGCAAATAGAAAATTACAAGTATACTAGCTTGAAACTGTGAAAGCTAACAAATTGTAACTACACCAGTATACCTAACAGATAAAGAGGCTCAAAATCCTTATATTCTAGTAATGCAAATTAAAGATTTATGGTGAATCAGCACGAGTATATAGCATGTGATTAGCACAGtatgagagagaaaaatttaTACCCCGAAAACTGAGAATGTGGTGACACCATCTCCAATTGCTCTTTGGCATTCAGTTTTAAGCAATGTAAAGTCTTCGCCTTTCTTGCTCTGGCTCGCTTGTCCATGTACAATCTCCGGCTTTTCGATCTTTTCATTTGCCAATTCTCGTTTCAGTAAAACCGACAACGGCACCGTTTGATGTTCGCCTCTCAAGGACATTGTTAAGAATTTTCCAAATCCGAACACGCTACCAGTAGCTAAAAATCCTCCTCCTAAATCAACACCTCTAACTCTCCATGAATTACACTAAACAATCCTGAAAGATACACAATGCAGATTTCAATGATCAAATCTCAtcgcaaaaaaaaaaaaaaacaaaacaaagtattgaatAGATCATgatcatcttttcttttatacaTATTCAACAGATTAGACGGCAATGGCAATGGCAACGGCAAAATCATCGAGATCCTTGATAAATAAGAAACAATTAGAGAATctaattcatataaattttgaaCGATCAGATTTTacatcaaaatccaaaaaactaaaaagaaatgaatctGAGTCAATGTAGTCAAGAACACATTAGAAATATTCCTACAAATCTGTTcatcataacaaaaaaaaggaatcCGATGCGGGAAGAGAAATGCAAATGAGAAGagcaaaacatatatatatatatatatatacatacatacatacacacacacacacatccaaagagaaagagaaaattacagtgtgaagaaagagaaagggaagGAGGAGGAAGAGAAATCGGTCGATAGCAAGCGGATGGAGATTACGCGCGAAGAAAATGAGACTACGAAGCGATGAATTGGATTCGTCGCTGTGATCGAGAAACGCGGATCCCTGCGTCCTGCAAAAATTCCATTCTATTTGTTGATTGAAGCGCTtttgagaagagagagaaaagaaaaaccacacTGCTTTTACAATGCGGAATTGAAGCAGCTTTCTTCTTGGTTTTGGCCTTTTTAATATCCGACGTGGCAAAAACGGCGCGCTTTCTAACTTCACTCGGCTGCactaaagaagaagaaaaggataGAGGAAAAGCCGTTTTCAAGCCGTTGAGTTTTTTACTTATCTGCGCTATTTGACCTTTGAGCCCAAACACCGGTCTGCGCGGGTTTTTTAGACCGTCCGATTAGGGAtgattaaaaatcaaaagatcATAACGAAAGGTATTTTTGCGAACTCTGGCCCACAACGAGATATATTCGTGGGCCACTCGTTTACCCCATATCCCGTcccgcccccccccccctcccttttttttcttcccttaaaatattgttattatAACAATAAAACGAAGCCGAACGATTGGATGGGACCAATTAAGACAAGGTTCGCTGGCGCGGGTTAAGCAAAAAGACGCGTAGGAGCACGATAGCAAAAAATTATCAAGGGACTAAGTCAATATGTCAATGCTCGTGCTCCTTACGGGACGTGGGAAGcatgcaaaaaaattaaaaaaaagaaaattgtatGTTTCGCCGGTTAATGTCACGTAGTTGTGAGCTTGGTGTGGGCCAGTCAAAACCTATAGCCCAATGGGCCCACTTAATTTAGGCACCAAATTTCCTGTGTCTTTGCCAACCTAATCCTTTGACCTCCATCTGGACGATTGCGAAATTCTCGGCGCCATTTATCCCTCCTCTTATCAGACTCCTCCCAAATCCCACGCGTAGATAACTCTTAATCCCTTCACGCGCAGATAACCATGTATCTTTAAAGCAGTTAACTATCACGATCCTGCACTACTCTAATATACAGTGCGGAAGACGACGCACGAGCAAAAGCGCGTGAAGGGATTAGGAGTTGGAACCAAAATGGTGGTTAGTAAGAGAACTCCGCGTGAGATAAATACGAGGATCATGTCAAAGACAATATTGTCTTGTTGGGGTATTTGTTTTGGATTTGTGGGAAACCAAGGAGTAAGGTAGGCTacgggagagagagagagagagagagagcatgTTCTATTTATTTGCATTTTGCAAGCTGGAAAGGCTGGAAAAGGGGGGGCCAGCTTTCCTTATGTTTTGCCCAAACATGTGTTTGCAATCAACAAAAACACAGCTCACCCACATCAcattacaataataataaaaagaaagggagaaaagaaatgagCATGAGATTGGTCCTCAGGTTATTTCCAGAATCCAGGAAAAACAGGGAATTAAAGTGAGATGTGGGAATGCTTTGTATCAGAGAGAAACCCTGCCAACAAGTATTGATTAGATTAGACCTGCCTTGACCATGtccaaaatattaaaacaagaTAAGAAAACATAAGCTGGTAGCATCAATTATGGATTGATTTGTGCAGCGAGAAAGGTTTATCTGCAATCATAACTTATAGttaataaattagtttaaGTTGGAATAGATAAATCTGTTGCAGGTCCTGGGGTTAAGTAAAATCTATGGACAAGGGCAAGTATTTTTCTCAACCACATGGTTTGACAAAACTTTAAGCAAAATAATGGCAGATTCCTTGAACCTTTTTACCTGCAATAcggaaattaatataatatataaaaaataatttagtgCATAAGGGTGATCAAAGTTAGAGTCAGTCAAATTGAACCAGTGAATCCAATGCTTATTAGTTATAAAGAAATAACAGTGGGAACATTCGATTGGAAGGCTTTCAGAGTAGATGCAAAGCAACAGATAAGAGAATATTGACAGCACTGAATGTGTCTACCCTGGTTTTAAGTCAGCATATTCTTGCTCCAGCTACTCTTGCCATCAAAGTTTAGACCACAATCTCAGCcttatccaacttgtcttactGTCTCTTGTTAAACAAGCTTAGTTGAAGTTTGAAATGGAAGTTTCAAGTACCATAGTTTCTTGTCCATGAAAAAGATAATAGCGTAAGGACTTTTCAGTTTTCTCTCAGATTTTATTAGTATGCAAACCATGTGCCATACTTAAAATGTCAATAGAGTGAGAGACAAGGTGAATCTCTCATTCCTGTGAACTTTAGAGGCCAAGACTGGAGTTCAAGTGGGTCCCAACCCCAGAAGACTAACAAAGTATGCAACATATTGCACATTTTGcgagttttaagaaaaagcaGAGGATTCCAAAATGGATGTCCTTATCAAGATTCTATTGCACGTACTCTAATTAGATAATAAGTGTTGAATATTTGATGCTAATCATCACCTAACTAGCATTATAAAACTCAAGATATTAAGAAACATCGATGATTATATAACTTTAGTAGATATTCATCCAAATTGATTACCCAAATTTGACTCTGCTGCCATGACTCCAACGTCCAAACTGTTTGAAGCTTATAACTTGTTACTTTGTTCAGAACCTTTCACCCTTATAATGtaaacctaaaaaaaaaacagaaaaagagtGAGCATGACTATTGCAAACATCAAAGCATAACAGTATACAATTTATCTCACTGCAATAATGCCCTTGAGAAGCTCATTCCAATGTCGAGCCGTAATCTTATTTTCCTTTGAACATTTTATCGTAGAAGTGTTTCTTTAAGCTTTAGAAGTTGTATAGTGCTTTGAATAAAAGCCTTATAACTCTATCTTTTTACTCTTGGTGGAGGTAGAGTGGATGTGAGTGAGTGTTCTTGTGAGGCTATCAACAGACGGTGTATATGGGGCATTTGGATTGGTTTGGTAAATCAAGGAGAGAtgttttattgtattttaatttttaaataatataagaaCTGTTTCACTCAATCAACATAAGTAATGGTTGAaccaataaatttttatgttttttatctatttaagTTCTTTGAATATTTCCCTTGTTGTTTCTTGTAAGATCGCCTAACACATAGACCATGGgctcaaaatttaaaacaaaaaaatagatCTTTTGTGTTACTGGAGAGGAAAGGTAGAATTGGTGAGAGGTTATCAAAACGCATAGTACATCCACACACATTTTATTGGTGACTCCTTAATTTGTCAAAGCAATTTGAACGCCAACAACATCAGAAAGGGATAGTCTACTGTAAATACAAACCATATTTCACAATTAAACAAATCAATCACAACCataggaggaagaagaagaatattaAGTGCAATCACCTTAAATGTTGTAGGTCGAACTAACTGAAAAACTAATGCATCCCCATCTACCAACTTGTGAGCAACCGCAAACCCTTTCCATCCACCACTGAGTCCTGTTTTTCTAGCCAAATATATTGCTGGATACTCTTGACCTTCTTCATCTATCAAGGTCATAACCTCATCACGTTTTGGAAGGTTTCTCTTGCAGAAGTGGACTGGAAGGCCCTGTCCAcgtatttcataaaataacaaCCAACCATTACTTCAGtaataaattaacacaatccCTAAAATGCAAAGGAAAAGATGCCTTTTGccctcttcttttttgttttccttccttatttctttcttaagaCCAACTGATGAGTGCCATATTAAATCTACAATAATGAGGAGTTCAAGTCTTGTACAATCTAATTACAAAAGAACCAGTTTATTTTGTGGTGAAAACATGCAGATATCATCAGTACCAACAGCAATGATCAATCCTAAATCCTATGTGGTAATCACAAACCAATTCAGCTGACTACTAACCTTATGtataaatataagaaaatttttcagAGTTTCTAGTTTCCAACCAATACCACATGGTTTCCTGGACTAACATAGGATTCTTATTACGTTCTAAAAGTATAACATGAGATCAGGTTTTAAACATCAGATCAGCAATGAGATCATCAAAGTTACACACTCTAAAATCCATTATAGGTAACCGGAATACGAAGAATTGAAAATGGCACACATCTTCAATCATGCCTTTAGCATGGGAAGTGTTTCTAGTATTGAACGTAGATGCAGCTCATCAGAGAATGAAATAGCAAACAAAAGCAATCTACCAAAATCTTGATACCCTTaacataattttgttttcaaaacccAATCTTGAGgaacaagaaataaaaaactactctagtcacAAGTATTGGCCTGTGGAGGAGGGCCAAAAGTccaaacttctttcaaaatcaTGTATTAACAGTGAAGTCATGAGCCACTGTAAATCTATAATGCTTAGCTGCCATCTAGAGAGAGAACAAACAACGACAAAAAGCAAATAAACCATTAAGTTAGATTGATAGACAAACCAGCCAAAATCCACCAGTAACATGTGATTGAAGCATCGACTTTGTCAAGGTAGGAAAATCAGGCTCTAAACCAGATTCCAATTTTTCTGCTTTCTCCAAGGCCTCAGCCCTGGCTTCATCCGAAGCATACACCCGGTTTGACAAATCCCTGTGCTTAGATACCCTACATTTACCAACGGTACTACTTAAGGTTATAGACTAACTaaatcaaacaatcaaaaatgCCCGAACCAGCATACCTTCTTCTAGGTATGATCACCTTTTCCACAAGAACCtttcaacaaaacaacaaagtaaaataaatGTCAGGTCTTCTTTTTCACTTAGCTAAAACCATTAAACGGAAGTAACGAAATCACTCACTTCATGGTAAACAGGGGCGGGTTTGTTAGCGACACGACTCGATCTCCTAACCACAACCAATTGTTTTTCGCCCGTCCGAGGTTTCACCTGTTTTCTCTGCGGGTCGGGGAATAAACAACGAAACTTACGAAAGTAAGCTCCAGAATAGTAGAAAGTTCACATATCGGTGTATAAAATGCAGAAGAGATCAAACCGGAGAGGGTTTGAAGGATGGGGTACGAAGAGCTTGAGAGAGCTGGGGGAGATTGAGAGCCtccattcttttcttgttttcttccaCTCGTTTTCGGCGGCATTCCTCGTACGACAACTCCTGCCGGGCTACCACCATTTTCGCCGAGAGGAAGTTCCAATGGAGAAAAAAGCGTTTGGCGGATGGGAAATAGCGCAGTGACGATAGAGTACCCACTCTACCGTTGGGTTCCCACTCATTTTGATTCCAATGGGTTTATTCCTTTTCCTCGACCAAACCGCCGgttcaatcaaattttgaaatgaaagaCAGTTTGACAATTTTATccttctctctccctctctctatCTGACAATATTTTGCAGCTTGAAATGATCATCTGGCTGGCTTCACCTAATTAAAGGTATAAACGTGTTGAGATAGATTTTCGACATAACTAATTTAGCTTTCGTATTTCATTATGATATATATTTGATCTTATCGAATTACAAAAGCAAGCATTGTACATCAACGGCACTCTATTCATTAACTCAAAGAAAGTGAGCCGGTTTCTTATTGACGCCATCACCCGCTGATGCTCCAACCACAACGGCAACGGCTACCTCTACACGGCATCAAACAACGAACGGAACACAGGTTTCTCTCAGCATTCCATCACATACTGTTCTCGGCCTTAACCGGTTTTTAGTATCTTATCTTGCCCAAGCTCTTCAACCAGGGGAGCATTTCTTCTAGCCCATCTTTCAAGCTTCTAGGCCTGTAATCCAACTCCAATTTCGCCTTGTCACAAGTATATGCCCACTGATGTCTTAAAACATTCACAGTCTGCTCAAAACAGAATAAAGGATTCTTGTAAAAAAGGGCACGCAAGCAAAACTAAGaataagaagagaaaagacaaACTATTAAGAAGATAGTGGGAAAGAGCAGAGCCATACCGGGGGACTAATGAGAGGAAGCTTCCCTGTAATTCGAGCAATAAGAACAGAAACCCATCCATAAGCTTCAATCAGACCTAGAGGGATGTTGAATTTAGGCCTACCAGTTTCAGTGATAATGGCAGCTATATCAAAACAAAGCCTGAATGATGCATTATCTCCTGTGAGTAAATATCTTTCCCCTGGTCGACCCTTCTCCATTGCTGCAATATGACCCTCTACTACATCTTCGACATGACTGAAAGAAAACTTATCATTTCCCCTGCCAATGTAACCAGGTAATCTCCAATTAAACCGCTCAATTATCTGAAAGCACAATTCAATATTTTCAGTTACTAATACAATTAACAGCCGTATTGCCATTAAAACTACAAAAGAAGACAAGTTAGAAAGAAATCTTACTAATTGAGCAACAACATTGCCCGTGGTAAGCTTGCCAGGACCATAAATTACACCAGGATAAACCGGAACAATGGGCATCCCTTCTGCTACAGCTTGCAGAGCAATCTTATCTGCAGCCGCCTTTGATTTCTCGTACTCCGTGCAGAAGAACTTCTCCGGATGTATCTGTCCATCAGAATTTAGAAAATCAGAaacaattttctttcattgatTTCTGTTGTAATCAGAGTGGTTAAATGTTTTCCATTTTACTACTTGATTCTCATCGGCAATATATCCATCGGTAGGACCAACAGCGAAGAACGACGACGTATATATGATCTTATTGATCGTCTTTGTCTCCTTAGCTGCTTGCAGCAGGTTCTTCAGACCACCAACGTTGAccttaaataatttgaagacGACATCTCATCAGTGCACTTGAAAACAGAATAGTTTTAagtgagaagtgaaaaattaggTTAAGCTTACGGAGAAGAATCTAGAAGGATCGGGAACCCAAGATTCGACGAGGGCAGCAGCGTGGAATATGACGTCGCAGCCGGAGCAGGCATCTAGAAGGGATCGGTAATCGGTGACGTCGCCGTATGCTAGTTCCAAAGAGGAGCCATGGGTGGGTGAAGGAAGCCCAGAGAGGTCGCTGGTACGACGGACAAAGGCCCGGACGGAGTGGCCGCGGCTCACCAGAGCGTCGCACAGCCTTCCTCCGAGATAACCCGACGCGCCAGTCACCAGTATCTTCATATTCTTCTCGCTTCCAAGTCAAAATCCGCAAGGATTCCCGTTTAAGGGTTTTTAATACGGCTTCCTCCATCCTCCCCAATGGAAAGCGTAGAAGGGAAATGGAGCGTGCTGTATTATTGAATTCATTTCTTGTATaagtatattattattattattattattattatttaaactaataaatatCTCTTTGGGGGGAGACAAAGAAATAATACAGATATATATGAGATGGAAAACAGGGGATGAAAATATTACGATTTGGATTCCCTAGTCCTATGATCAAATCTCTTCAAACCATTTTTTGGGTGATAATACTTAATAGTCAGTGCATTTGAACTAACCAAATTAATAATAC from the Theobroma cacao cultivar B97-61/B2 chromosome 8, Criollo_cocoa_genome_V2, whole genome shotgun sequence genome contains:
- the LOC18591228 gene encoding B3 domain-containing protein At5g42700, whose protein sequence is MVVARQELSYEECRRKRVEENKKRMEALNLPQLSQALRTPSFKPSPRKQVKPRTGEKQLVVVRRSSRVANKPAPVYHEVLVEKVIIPRRRVSKHRDLSNRVYASDEARAEALEKAEKLESGLEPDFPTLTKSMLQSHVTGGFWLGLPVHFCKRNLPKRDEVMTLIDEEGQEYPAIYLARKTGLSGGWKGFAVAHKLVDGDALVFQLVRPTTFKVYIIRVKGSEQSNKL
- the LOC18591229 gene encoding putative dihydroflavonol-4-reductase, producing the protein MKILVTGASGYLGGRLCDALVSRGHSVRAFVRRTSDLSGLPSPTHGSSLELAYGDVTDYRSLLDACSGCDVIFHAAALVESWVPDPSRFFSVNVGGLKNLLQAAKETKTINKIIYTSSFFAVGPTDGYIADENQIHPEKFFCTEYEKSKAAADKIALQAVAEGMPIVPVYPGVIYGPGKLTTGNVVAQLIIERFNWRLPGYIGRGNDKFSFSHVEDVVEGHIAAMEKGRPGERYLLTGDNASFRLCFDIAAIITETGRPKFNIPLGLIEAYGWVSVLIARITGKLPLISPPTVNVLRHQWAYTCDKAKLELDYRPRSLKDGLEEMLPWLKSLGKIRY